One genomic window of Salvia miltiorrhiza cultivar Shanhuang (shh) chromosome 4, IMPLAD_Smil_shh, whole genome shotgun sequence includes the following:
- the LOC131022702 gene encoding protein trichome birefringence-like 34 isoform X2: MAKKGNFSSDYLTVDVRCSFKTLVVLLVAVLVVGAVYLTAEGGYLVQGGAAAAENSGCDLFSGRWVYDNESYPLYKEEECTFMSDQLACGKFGRADSSYQHWRWQPHHCDLPRLNATALLERLRNKRLVFVGDSLNRGQWVSMVCLLDKAIPRGRKYMHNNGSALITFKAKDYNAKIEFYWAPLLVESNSDDPVSHRLPDRIVRAQAIEKHARHWSDADILVFNTYLWWRRPQMKVLAEEWRRSKGENCYSETDMISKEGYIGQGTDPKMMQIVDATLDELKTRGVNVQMINITQLSEYRKEGHPSIYRKQWEPLTEEQKSNPLGYADCIHWCLPGVPDVWNELLYAYIFNHESN; this comes from the exons ATGGCTAAGAAAGGCAATTTCTCCTCTGATTATCTGACGGTGGATGTGCGGTGCAGTTTCAAGACGCTGGTGGTGCTCCTCGTGGCGGTGCTGGTGGTCGGGGCCGTTTATCTGACGGCGGAGGGCGGCTACCTCGTGCAaggcggcgcggcggcggcagagAATTCCGGCTGCGATTTGTTTTCCGGGAGATGGGTTTACGACAACGAGTCGTATCCGTTGTATAAGGAGGAGGAATGCACGTTCATGTCGGATCAATTGGCGTGTGGGAAATTTGGGAGGGCTGATTCTAGTTATCAGCATTGGAGGTGGCAGCCTCACCACTGTGACCTTCctag GTTGAATGCCACAGCATTATTAGAGAGACTAAGGAATAAAAGGTTAGTTTTCGTTGGAGATTCATTGAATAGAGGGCAGTGGGTATCTATGGTGTGCTTGCTCGACAAAGCAATCCCACGTGGCCGTAAATACATGCACAACAATGGCAGCGCCTTGATCACCTTCAAGGCTAAA GATTACAATGCAAAAATCGAGTTCTATTGGGCTCCGCTGTTGGTGGAGTCGAATTCCGATGATCCCGTTAGCCACCGGTTACCGGATCGCATAGTGAGAGCCCAAGCGATTGAAAAGCACGCTCGCCATTGGAGTGATGCTGATATACTCGTTTTCAACACCTATCTGTGGTGGAGAAGGCCTCAAATGAAAGTTTT GGCTGAAGAATGGAGAAGATCCAAAGGAGAAAACTGCTATAGCGAAACCGACATGATATCGAAGGAAGGGTACATAGGACAAGGGACAGACCCTAAAATGATGCAAATCGTAGATGCTACACTTGATGAACTCAAAACGAGAGGCGTAAATGTGCAAATGATAAACATAACTCAACTCTCGGAGTATAGAAAAGAAGGCCACCCTTCGATTTATAGGAAACAATGGGAACCTTTGACTGAAGAACAAAAATCTAATCCACTTGGTTATGCAGATTGCATACATTGGTGTCTTCCTGGAGTTCCTGATGTCTGGAACGAGCTCTTGTATGCTTATATTTTTAATCATGAGTCGAATTGA
- the LOC131022702 gene encoding protein trichome birefringence-like 34 isoform X1 gives MAKKGNFSSDYLTVDVRCSFKTLVVLLVAVLVVGAVYLTAEGGYLVQGGAAAAENSGCDLFSGRWVYDNESYPLYKEEECTFMSDQLACGKFGRADSSYQHWRWQPHHCDLPRLNATALLERLRNKRLVFVGDSLNRGQWVSMVCLLDKAIPRGRKYMHNNGSALITFKAKDYNAKIEFYWAPLLVESNSDDPVSHRLPDRIVRAQAIEKHARHWSDADILVFNTYLWWRRPQMKVLWGSFNSSDGIYKKIEMLRSYEMALKTWSDWLEIHVNRTKTQLFFMSMSPTHERAEEWRRSKGENCYSETDMISKEGYIGQGTDPKMMQIVDATLDELKTRGVNVQMINITQLSEYRKEGHPSIYRKQWEPLTEEQKSNPLGYADCIHWCLPGVPDVWNELLYAYIFNHESN, from the exons ATGGCTAAGAAAGGCAATTTCTCCTCTGATTATCTGACGGTGGATGTGCGGTGCAGTTTCAAGACGCTGGTGGTGCTCCTCGTGGCGGTGCTGGTGGTCGGGGCCGTTTATCTGACGGCGGAGGGCGGCTACCTCGTGCAaggcggcgcggcggcggcagagAATTCCGGCTGCGATTTGTTTTCCGGGAGATGGGTTTACGACAACGAGTCGTATCCGTTGTATAAGGAGGAGGAATGCACGTTCATGTCGGATCAATTGGCGTGTGGGAAATTTGGGAGGGCTGATTCTAGTTATCAGCATTGGAGGTGGCAGCCTCACCACTGTGACCTTCctag GTTGAATGCCACAGCATTATTAGAGAGACTAAGGAATAAAAGGTTAGTTTTCGTTGGAGATTCATTGAATAGAGGGCAGTGGGTATCTATGGTGTGCTTGCTCGACAAAGCAATCCCACGTGGCCGTAAATACATGCACAACAATGGCAGCGCCTTGATCACCTTCAAGGCTAAA GATTACAATGCAAAAATCGAGTTCTATTGGGCTCCGCTGTTGGTGGAGTCGAATTCCGATGATCCCGTTAGCCACCGGTTACCGGATCGCATAGTGAGAGCCCAAGCGATTGAAAAGCACGCTCGCCATTGGAGTGATGCTGATATACTCGTTTTCAACACCTATCTGTGGTGGAGAAGGCCTCAAATGAAAGTTTT GTGGGGTTCATTTAATAGTTCAGATGGAATATACAAGAAAATAGAGATGCTTCGTAGCTACGAGATGGCTCTCAAAACGTGGTCGGATTGGTTGGAAATTCATGTGAATCGCACCAAGACTCAACTGTTTTTTATGAGCATGTCTCCCACTCACGAGAG GGCTGAAGAATGGAGAAGATCCAAAGGAGAAAACTGCTATAGCGAAACCGACATGATATCGAAGGAAGGGTACATAGGACAAGGGACAGACCCTAAAATGATGCAAATCGTAGATGCTACACTTGATGAACTCAAAACGAGAGGCGTAAATGTGCAAATGATAAACATAACTCAACTCTCGGAGTATAGAAAAGAAGGCCACCCTTCGATTTATAGGAAACAATGGGAACCTTTGACTGAAGAACAAAAATCTAATCCACTTGGTTATGCAGATTGCATACATTGGTGTCTTCCTGGAGTTCCTGATGTCTGGAACGAGCTCTTGTATGCTTATATTTTTAATCATGAGTCGAATTGA
- the LOC131022699 gene encoding protein trichome birefringence-like 34, giving the protein MKHEKMKMGMVTHCILGFSLLILVAAVFYLTGDFLGFLDLQRQLKNACNDAGNEAPASYEDKPSSSLSSSTRCNLFEGRWVFDNVSLPLYEERNCSFMLPEFACERYGRKDFKYRNWRWQPRRCDLPRFNGTAFFEKIRGKKLVFVGDSLNRNQWTSMLCLVESALGPSSPRTVVRDENMHTFQSNEYNATIALYWSPFLVESNCDDPIIHRVKDRVVRLMGIDKHARHWNDADILIFNSYLWWTDPMTVTWGTSLGSSDARNKTVDKMSTRLYEMVLDVWSDWLEININRTKTKMFFMSPSPFHLYGDKWEEKRNCYNETEPILDGRIGLSIVGARMRAAELALQKLGTRGINIEYLNTTHLSEYRKDAHPSIYKNFFHTVSEEQLSDPTSYSDCTHWCLPGVPDIWNQILYSYIMNS; this is encoded by the exons atgaagcatgaaaaaatgaaaatggggATGGTCACTCACTGCATTCTTGGCTTCTCTCTCTTGATTTTAGTGGCCGCCGTTTTTTATCTCACGGGTGACTTCTTAGGCTTCTTGGATCTGCAGAGACAGCTCAAGAATGCGTGTAACGACGCCGGCAACGAGGCTCCGGCGTCGTACGAGGATAAGCCGAGTTCGAGTCTGAGTTCGAGCACGAGATGCAATTTGTTTGAAGGGAGATGGGTTTTTGACAATGTGTCGCTGCCTTTGTACGAGGAGAGGAATTGCTCGTTTATGCTGCCCGAGTTTGCGTGTGAGAGGTATGGGAGGAAAGATTTCAAGTATCGGAATTGGAGATGGCAGCCTCGTCGTTGTGATCTTCCGAG GTTCAACGGGACGGcgttttttgagaaaataagggGAAAGAAGCTTGTGTTCGTGGGGGACTCGTTGAATCGGAATCAGTGGACGTCGATGCTCTGCCTGGTCGAGTCCGCGCTCGGCCCGTCGTCGCCGAGGACGGTTGTCCGGGACGAGAATATGCATACGTTCCAGTCGAAT GAATATAATGCGACGATCGCGTTATATTGGTCGCCATTTCTAGTTGAATCAAATTGCGACGATCCAATTATTCATCGCGTCAAAGATCGAGTAGTCAGGCTTATGGGCATCGACAAGCACGCCAGGCATTGGAACGATGCGGATATACTCATCTTCAATTCCTATCTGTGGTGGACGGATCCTATGACAGTCAC ATGGGGAACCTCATTAGGGAGCTCCGATGCAAGAAACAAGACAGTAGATAAGATGAGCACTCGTCTCTACGAAATGGTCCTCGACGTGTGGTCGGATTGGCTAGAAATCAACATAAATCGAACTAAAACGAAGATGTTTTTCATGAGCCCTTCcccttttcatctcta CGGTGATAAATGGGAGGAGAAGCGCAACTGCTACAACGAAACAGAGCCAATTTTAGATGGGAGAATTGGTCTCTCGATAGTTGGTGCAAGAATGAGAGCTGCGGAATTAGCCCTGCAAAAGCTAGGGACTCGAGGCATAAACATCGAATATCTGAATACGACACATTTGTCCGAATATAGAAAGGATGCTCATCCCTCGATTTATAAGAATTTTTTCCACACCGTAAGTGAGGAGCAACTATCGGATCCGACGAGCTATTCGGATTGCACGCATTGGTGTCTGCCGGGAGTCCCCGACATTTGGAATCAGATTCTTTATtcttatattatgaactcttgA
- the LOC131022701 gene encoding protein trichome birefringence-like 34 gives MHLQTRKSRNNYAAAFFFLLAFMLIAIAFLQSCDNRCMTSKLLLRQNQEKIEAAKISNSSRDCNLFSGNWVFDNVSYPLYKERACSFMTDEHACLKFGRKDVGYQKWRWQPHHCHLPRFNGTTLLERIRGKRIVFVGDSLNRNQWASLLCLIEPSLNQSSPKLVIKKGNSLIFEAIEYEATIEFYWSPFLVESNCDDPFHHTNLQNRTIKIMAIEKHASQWRDADFVVFDSYAWWLDPNITLLWESVGSSDPIYKRVSQLPSYEMALNKWSQWLEININRTKTKLFFMGPSPRHTSKDERGDVVAMCHDKIEPILKVGEQGIGIDRDMMHVANSVVKKMKTRGINIEYLNISHMSNYRLDAHPSIYRKFFHPLSKGRLANPKNYADCLHWCLPGLPDVWNEILYTYIIRS, from the exons ATGCATCTTCAAACAAGGAAAAGTAGAAACAATTATGCTGCAGCTTTCTTCTTCCTCTTAGCTTTCATGTTAATAGCTATTGCTTTTCTTCAATCATGCGACAACAGATGCATGACATCAAAACTGCTGCTGCgacaaaaccaagaaaaaatTGAAGCTGCGAAAATCTCCAATTCAAGCAGGGATTGTAACTTGTTTTCGGGCAACTGGGTTTTTGACAATGTGTCGTACCCGCTCTACAAGGAGAGGGCGTGCTCGTTCATGACAGACGAGCATGCTTGTCTCAAGTTTGGAAGAAAAGATGTTGGATATCAGAAATGGAGATGGCAGCCTCATCATTGTCATCTTCCcag ATTCAACGGTACGACGTTACTGGAGAGGATAAGAGGGAAGAGGATTGTGTTTGTGGGAGACTCGTTGAATAGGAACCAATGGGCGTCGCTCCTCTGCTTAATTGAGCCTTCTCTCAATCAGTCGTCACCGAAATTGGTGATCAAGAAAGGAAACTCCTTAATATTTGAGGCGATT GAATACGAGGCGACAATCGAGTTCTATTGGTCACCGTTTCTAGTGGAATCCAACTGCGACGATCCATTTCACCACACGAATCTTCAAAACCGTACGATTAAGATAATGGCAATCGAGAAGCATGCTAGCCAATGGCGCGATGCGGATTTCGTCGTCTTCGACTCTTATGCGTGGTGGCTTGATCCAAACATCACACTCTT ATGGGAATCTGTGGGGAGTTCTGACCCAATCTACAAAAGAGTTTCACAGCTCCCAAGCTACGAAATGGCCTTGAACAAATGGTCCCAATGGTTGGAAATCAACATTAATCGAACCAAAACAAAGTTGTTCTTCATGGGCCCCTCACCTCGTCACACATCTAA GGACGAGAGAGGGGATGTCGTGGCGATGTGCCATGACAAAATCGAGCCGATTTTGAAAGTGGGGGAGCAAGGAATCGGAATAGATCGGGATATGATGCATGTAGCCAATTCTGTTGTGAAAAAGATGAAGACGAGAGGCATAAACATCGAATATCTAAATATATCGCATATGTCGAATTATAGATTGGATGCTCATCCCTCAATATATAGGAAGTTTTTCCATCCTTTGAGTAAAGGACGACTTGCGAATCCTAAAAACTATGCAGATTGTCTCCATTGGTGCCTTCCTGGATTGCCAGATGTTTGGAATGAGATCCTTTATACTTATATCATTAGATCCTAg
- the LOC131022703 gene encoding protein trichome birefringence-like 34 isoform X2, with protein sequence MKHEKMKMGMLSHCILGFSLLILAGAVFYLTGNEVPTLNEVNSSPSSSSSCNLFEGRWIFDNVSLPFYEEKCSFMLAEFACEAYGRKDLKYRNWRWQPHHCDLPRFNGTKFLEKIRGKRLMFVGDSLSRNQWTSMLCLIESALGPSSPRTVVRDENMRSFHSNEYNATIGLYWSPFMVESSCDDPLIHRVKERVIRLMSIDKHARHWNDANILIFNSYLWWADPITIVWGTSDARNKTVDKMSTRLYEMVLDIWSDWLEINIDRTKTKMFFMSPSPFHLYNTAAAKDGTSYATATRKRSQF encoded by the exons ATGAAacatgaaaaaatgaaaatgggaATGCTCTCGCACTGCATTCTTGGCTTCTCTCTCTTGATTTTAGCCGGCGCCGTTTTCTATCTGACCGGAAACGAAGTACCGACATTGAACGAGGTCAATTCGAGTCCGAGTTCGAGTTCAAGCTGCAACTTGTTTGAAGGAAGATGGATTTTTGACAATGTGTCACTTCCTTTCTACGAGGAGAAGTGTTCGTTTATGTTGGCTGAGTTTGCGTGTGAGGCATACGGTAGAAAAGATTTGAAGTATCGAAATTGGAGATGGCAGCCTCATCACTGCGATCTTCCGAG gTTTAACGGAACGAAGTTTCTCGAGAAAATAAGGGGGAAAAGGCTCATGTTCGTAGGTGACTCGTTGAGTCGAAATCAATGGACATCGATGCTCTGTTTGATTGAATCCGCGCTCGGCCCATCGTCGCCGAGGACGGTTGTCCGTGACGAGAATATGCGTTCCTTCCACTCAAAT GAATACAATGCCACAATCGGGTTATACTGGTCACCGTTTATGGTTGAGTCAAGCTGCGATGATCCACTTATTCATCGTGTTAAAGAGCGAGTGATTAGGCTTATGAGCATAGACAAGCACGCGAGGCATTGGAACGATGCAAATATACTCATATTCAATTCCTATTTGTGGTGGGCGGATCCTATAACAATCGT atGGGGAACATCGGATGCAAGAAACAAGACAGTGGATAAGATGAGCACTCGACTCTATGAAATGGTCCTCGACATATGGTCGGATTGGCTAGAAATCAACATAGATCGAACTAAAACAAAGATGTTTTTCATGAGCCCTTCGCCTTTCCATTTATA TAACACTGCAGCGGCCAAAGATGGGACGAGCTACGCAACTGCTACAAGGAAACGGAGCCAATTTTAG
- the LOC131022703 gene encoding protein trichome birefringence-like 34 isoform X1, producing the protein MKHEKMKMGMLSHCILGFSLLILAGAVFYLTGNEVPTLNEVNSSPSSSSSCNLFEGRWIFDNVSLPFYEEKCSFMLAEFACEAYGRKDLKYRNWRWQPHHCDLPRFNGTKFLEKIRGKRLMFVGDSLSRNQWTSMLCLIESALGPSSPRTVVRDENMRSFHSNEYNATIGLYWSPFMVESSCDDPLIHRVKERVIRLMSIDKHARHWNDANILIFNSYLWWADPITIVWGTSDARNKTVDKMSTRLYEMVLDIWSDWLEINIDRTKTKMFFMSPSPFHLYGQRWDELRNCYKETEPILDERSIGLSILGVKMRVAELALEKLGTQGINIEYLNITHLSEFRKDAHPSIHKYFFHAISKEELANPTSYSDCTHWCLPGVPDVWNQILYSYIMNL; encoded by the exons ATGAAacatgaaaaaatgaaaatgggaATGCTCTCGCACTGCATTCTTGGCTTCTCTCTCTTGATTTTAGCCGGCGCCGTTTTCTATCTGACCGGAAACGAAGTACCGACATTGAACGAGGTCAATTCGAGTCCGAGTTCGAGTTCAAGCTGCAACTTGTTTGAAGGAAGATGGATTTTTGACAATGTGTCACTTCCTTTCTACGAGGAGAAGTGTTCGTTTATGTTGGCTGAGTTTGCGTGTGAGGCATACGGTAGAAAAGATTTGAAGTATCGAAATTGGAGATGGCAGCCTCATCACTGCGATCTTCCGAG gTTTAACGGAACGAAGTTTCTCGAGAAAATAAGGGGGAAAAGGCTCATGTTCGTAGGTGACTCGTTGAGTCGAAATCAATGGACATCGATGCTCTGTTTGATTGAATCCGCGCTCGGCCCATCGTCGCCGAGGACGGTTGTCCGTGACGAGAATATGCGTTCCTTCCACTCAAAT GAATACAATGCCACAATCGGGTTATACTGGTCACCGTTTATGGTTGAGTCAAGCTGCGATGATCCACTTATTCATCGTGTTAAAGAGCGAGTGATTAGGCTTATGAGCATAGACAAGCACGCGAGGCATTGGAACGATGCAAATATACTCATATTCAATTCCTATTTGTGGTGGGCGGATCCTATAACAATCGT atGGGGAACATCGGATGCAAGAAACAAGACAGTGGATAAGATGAGCACTCGACTCTATGAAATGGTCCTCGACATATGGTCGGATTGGCTAGAAATCAACATAGATCGAACTAAAACAAAGATGTTTTTCATGAGCCCTTCGCCTTTCCATTTATA CGGCCAAAGATGGGACGAGCTACGCAACTGCTACAAGGAAACGGAGCCAATTTTAGATGAGAGGTCAATTGGTCTTTCAATACTCGGTGTAAAAATGAGAGTCGCGGAATTAGCTCTTGAAAAATTAGGGACCCAAGGCATAAACATCGAGTATCTGAATATAACGCATTTGTCCGAATTTAGAAAGGATGCTCATCCCTCGATTCACAAGTATTTTTTTCATGCTATAAGTAAGGAGGAACTAGCGAATCCAACGAGCTATTCGGATTGCACCCATTGGTGTCTGCCGGGAGTCCCCGACGTTTGGAATCAAATTCTTTATTCTTATATTATGAACCTTTGA